From one Anabas testudineus chromosome 18, fAnaTes1.2, whole genome shotgun sequence genomic stretch:
- the LOC113157677 gene encoding thioredoxin-like, with amino-acid sequence MVRQVKSLAEFNAALSEAGNKLVVVDFTATWCGPCRVIGPKFAKLSEASEYNNVVFLKVDVDEAADVSSSCGISCMPTFHFYKNGKKIAEFSGADENKLKEKLNQLK; translated from the exons ATGGTCCGCCAAGTGAAAAGCCTG GCTGAGTTCAATGCTGCCCTGAGTGAAGCTGGAAACAAGCTGGTGGTGGTGGACTTCACAGCCACCTGGTGTGGCCCCTGCAGAGTTATTGGTCCAAAGTTTGCA AAATTGTCTGAAGCTAGCGAATACAATAATGTGGTGTTCCTGAAGGTGGACGTGGATGAAGCTGCA GATGTGAGTTCATCTTGTGGGATTTCTTGCATGCCCACATTCCACTTTTACAAGAATGGAAAAAAG ATTGCAGAGTTCTCTGGtgctgatgaaaacaaactgaaggaaAAGCTGAATCAACTGAAATAA